Sequence from the Scyliorhinus torazame isolate Kashiwa2021f chromosome 3, sScyTor2.1, whole genome shotgun sequence genome:
tgcctgcgccgcatgccgatccgtgcaccccaggggtccccgctgctacttctgtggtcagcagaagcacccccgccaacactgcccggcccgcactgcagtttgtgaagcctgcagtaaaaagggccacttcgtggctgtgtgctgggcccgcacagtcgctgcaatcgcgcccgctatcgcccccacccccacgccagacgcacaattggagccaccatcttctcctcccggccccatgtgcaaccaatgggcatcgccatcttgtcccgaccccgcaatgtgcataCCATGGGCGCCgcgatcttgtcccccacagggtctccggacatcccgacattggaaccgcacacgctcgccacccgaaacaTCCGAATactacccacagctcgcttcgatgacgctggaccaatctcgcccgcacaacctggccaccgcgtcgacgacggttaaaatcaacggccacgcgacctcgtgcctcctgtactccgggagcaccgaaagctttgttcacccagatacggtaacgcgctgctccctcacggtccaccctgccaatcaaagaatctccctagcctccggatccgaggcttttgtacagtcaccctcactgtccagggtgtagaatttagtaacttccgcctctatgtccttcctaatctctgcgctgcactcctgttgggcctggacttccagtgcaacctccagaccctcaccctcaaattcggcgcgcCCTTACCCCCCttcccgtttgcggcctcgcgaccctcaaggtcgatcccccctccctttttgccaatctaactgcggattgcaagcccgttgccgctaggagcagacggtacagcacccaggacaagaccttcatcaggtctgaagtccagcggctgcttaaggagggtattatcgagaccagcaacagccccgggagagcccaagtgggagtggttaaaactggggagaaacacaggatggtcgtggactacagccagaccatcaatcggtacacgcagctcgacgcgtaccccctcccacgcatatctgatatggtcaatcagattgcgcagtactgggtcttctcaacaattgacctgaaatccacctacaacCAGCTCTCCATCCAgaagttggaccggccatacacggccttcaaggcggacggtcacctctaccacttccttagggtccctttccttGTCACGcattgggtctcggtcttccaaagagagatggaccgaatggtcgaccagtacggtttgcgggccacctttctgtacttagataatgtcaccatctgcggccacgaccagcaggaccacgatgccaacctcaataaattcctccgcactgccactcttctcaacctgacctacaacaaagagaagtgtgtgttcagcacgatccggttagccattctcgggtatacggtagcatagtggttagcacaattgcttcacagctccagggtccaggtttgattcccggcttgggtcactgtctgtgcggagtctgcatgtcctccccgtgtgtgcgtgggtttcctccgggtgctccggtttcctcccacagtccaaagatgtgcaggtcaggtggattggccatgttaaattgtccttagtgtccaaaattgcccttagtgttgggtggggttactgggtgatggggatagggtggaggtgtgggcttcggtcgggtgctctttccgagagccggtgcagactcgatgggccgaatggcctccttctgcactgtaaattctatgaaattctatgaaatatagtccaaaacggacttctcgggcccgacctcgaccggcatgcggcccctcatggaacctcccctcccctactgccccaaggccttcaaacgctgcctggggttcttttccgacTACGCTCAGAGGGCCCCAaaccatgcggacaaggcccacccactcattctgtccacccaattccccctcgcggccgaggcacaacatgctttcgccgcatcagagcagacatcgccaaggccgggatgtgcccagtggatgagtcactgcctttccaagtagaaagcgacgcttcagacgtcgcccttgctgccaccctcaatcaggcaggcagacccttggcagtcttttcccgcacccttcatgcctctgaaattcaacactcatccgtcgaaaaggaggcccaagctatcgttgaaactgtgcggcattggaggcattacctggccggtaagagattcaccctcctcactgaccaacggtcggtagccttcatgttcaataacacacagcggggcaagatcaaaaatgataaaatcttgcggtggagaatcgagctctccacctataattacgagatcttgtatccccACGGTAAACTGagcgaacccccagatgccctctcccgaggtacatgtgccagcgcacaagtggaccaactccgggccctacatgacagcctttgtcacccgggggtcactcgattgtaccatctggtcaaagctcgcaatctgccccactccgtcgaggaagtaaggacagtcaccagggactgccaggtctgtgcggagtgcaagccgcacttctaccggccagaccgtgcgcgcctggtgaaggcctcccgcccctttgaacgcctcagcgtgcatttcaaagggcccctccccttcaccgaccgtaacacgtacattctcagtgtggtcgatgagtactccagattccccttcgccatcctatgccccgatatgacgtctgccaccgtcatcaaggccctcaacaccatcttcactctgttcggtttccccacctacatccacagtgacaggggatcctcattcatgagcgatgagctgcgtcagttcctgctcagcaggggtatcgcccccagcaggacgaccagctacaacccccgggaaaacgggcaagtagaacgggagaatgggacggtttggagggcagtccagctggccctacggtccaggaacctcacagcctctcgctggcaggaagtcctccctgacgctctgcactccatccggtcactgttgtgcaccgccactaataactcaccccatgaacgtgtttttaccttccccaggaagtccacatccggggtgtcgctcccgacttggctcactgctccaggaccggtccttctctgtgggcacgtccgactccacaaggcggaccccttggtggacagggttcacctgctccacgccaaccctcaatatgttccccgacggccgccaagatactgtctcactcagggacctggcaccgtcaggttccaccccaacaccccccccccccccccccaccaacaggttccaccccaacaccccaacctcccaccgcgccgccaatattgaccccaccagtccaacctcctccccttttccgcacaagaggacgaagaggatttctgCACGCTCCTggtgttccccgatgactggccagcatcagcaccgccaccaccgccatcggtgccatctccaccaccgccagcaccgacttcgccaccgttacgccgctcccaacgaagcaccaaagcaccggaccggctgaacctttgacggactccggaccgtcaacatggacttttctttccctaccactgtacataattgcactaattgtgtatagtttcacgtcacccccgccggactcattcttaacagggggtgaatgtggtgaaccactgtaataggagatgtaaggtaggacctacactacaggttcgccggtagctcctgccggctggctccgcccacagagaactgcataaatatgcatgacctccagtgccctgccatttcgccagctgcagcaggaggccacgcatctgaatgTAATAAAgcaacagttgtacccaactttagtctttgtgcaattgatcgtgcatcaaacacactataagccttctgcacagctctatccacttgagtggcaaccttcagagatctgtggacatgaaccccaagatccctctgttcctccacattcctcagaaccctgccgttgaccctgtaatccgcattcaaattttttctaccaaaatgaatcacctcgcacttatcagggttaaactccatctgccatttttcggcccagctctgcatcctatcaatgtctctttgcagcctacaacagccctccacctcatccactactccaccaatcttggtgtcatcagaaaatgtactgacccacccttcagcccctcctccaagtcattgataaaaatcacaaatagcagaggacccagcactggtacaccgctggtaactggtctccagtcagaaaattttccatccaccaccactctgtctTCTCAGTGCCGCGGTCCCAGTGCGAGTTACTGTGCCACATTCCGCCCCTTTCACCTGACTTCAGCAAAACGGTAGGGGCAATATTTTTTTTAAGTTCTATAAAAACAAACATCACTAGTTTAACTTAAATGATTAGCAATCTGCTGATATCATCCAGTAAAGTTACTTGAGACTGTTGAAATATGGTAGATAAATACAAATTGATTGTTAGTTACCTTTGTACAGACAAGTTATGCCAAGGTAGTGGGGAAATGGGGTGAGGCCAATCATTTTTCTATAATGAATAGATAAGCGGTTGGGGAGTGGGTTCCTTAAATAAAAGAAGAGGCAAGTTGAGGGAGGCATAGATTATTCAGGGGtagggttatcactgctgcctcacagcgccagtgaactgggttcaattcctgccttggtagattgtctgtgtggcgtttgtatgttctctccgtgtctgcgtgggtttcctctgggtcctccagtttcctcccacagtccaaggacgtgtacattaggtggattgggcatgctaaatagtcccagatgtgcagattaggtggattggtcatgctaaatagtcccagatgtgcagattaggtggattggtcatgctaaaagtcccagatgtgcagatgaggtggattggtcatgctaaatagtccaagatgtgcagattaggtggattggtcatgctaaatagtcccagatgtgcagattaggtggattggtcatgctaaatagtcccagatgtgcagattaggtggggtctcaaggattgggcaggggagtggggctagatcgggtggtctttcagagggtcggtgcagacaccctggggcaattggcctccttctacactgtcggaattctatggttttatAGTTCTATCGGGCTGAAGGTGCAGCATGGCCCAGCAATATTGGACACAAGCAGGCTAGTCAATGAAGCCAATCGATtcactttgctgcagcagaagcagagaacccaggggaacatactaatcccacagcccatcctgaaagacattatgatctgctgcacatcacaatatgcagcatgtgcttccatgtcactttgtcctcttttcaatatttgaagataattggTAAGGGGGTAGAAAAGACCAATGGAGATTTTTAaatactacagacttacatgtacgatgggaggctgagacttcgtcactttccgtcttgtcACGGTAGATGGCAGTAATGGAAACATCatataaggtgtcaggattcaAGTTATCTAAAAcatggctggtctcattcccatttataatcatctggaagaataggcataaagcgaaggtcaagataggttcagtgcatgaaaccaatttgttttctgaaaactgattcccttaattaaatgggggtgtttgaatttgatatcactcaggggccacaatggccttaaaatcctttaccagcccttggctgcagccacctttcccagtggcattccctagtggtcatgtggagtatttctgcagaaaattaaattgaaggaataaactaatttggactgttttggtcattgcgccaatgctcttctttgagtgggtcaactgagcccaacatcttaatactaaggagcatatggtccatgcggaaagcagctttctgatcacggtgtagtacagtaatgccattcggaaagaatgtgcttatgttttgcaggttatggtttaaagagctcatcccacccaattgagttttggcagattgccaaattttccagtcctgcccgtcactttgcctgtccctgttgggaatggaaaatacctgccgttttcaatgcgatcatgcccccacgaccagcagagaatgcaactcattagcaagtgtggaaaggatgacaaggatgcaatgaaacatcgttgctggaaaggaggaatattttcatacagagagatctgtctgacagcggttttgcttcacacacgcatgttgcaaggcaaatttaaaaatcagctggagctacccagaagcagaaagcatggatttcatcacctcttttttgtccgttcccccagatggaacccagctgagtcTGTAGCGgtccacatccggcgatccatgatcccagtcgaTCTGCAAACGGTTCCCCTTGATGTCtgagaagcgtaggtttgatggtccTCGGTcaaccactgtgtgagaagaatgagatcttaaatgtgcacatggagcagaaatgtaacagaatctgacagagtagaaatggtgagggaagggaagCCATATGAGTAAAGATTTGAGATACTcgcactgttcgccaataacttgcatttatacagtgcctttattgcagtaaaatctcccgaggcacttaagaacgtagaacatagaacattacagcgcagtccaggcccttcggccctcgatgttgcaccgacctgtgaaatcactctaaagcccatctacactattcccttatcgtccatagaacatagaacaatacagcgcagtacaggcccttcggcccacgatgttgcaccgaaacaaaagccatctaacctacactataccattatcatccatatgtttatccaataaacttttaaatgccctcaatgttggcgagttcactactgtagcaggtagggcattccacggcctcactactctttgcgtaaagaacctacccctgacctctgtcctatatctattacccctcagtttaaggctatgtcccctcgtgctagccatttccatccgcgggagaaggctctcactgtccaccctatctatccctctgatcattttgtatgcctctattaagtctcctcttaaccttcttctctctaacgaaaacaacctcaagtccatcagcctttcctcataagattttccctccataccaggcaacatcctggtaaatctcctctgcacccgttccaaagcctccacgtccttcctataatgcggtgaccagaactgtacgcaatactccaaatgcggccgtaccagagttctgtacagctgcaacatgacctcctgactccggaactcaatccctctaccaataaaggccaacactccataggccttcttcaccaccctatcaacctgggtgacaactttcagggatctatgtacatggacacctagatccctctgctcatccacactttcaagaacttttccattagccaaatgttccacattcctgtttttccttccaaagtgaatcacctcacacttctctacattaaactccatttgccacctctcagcccagcactgcagcttatctatatccctctgtaacgtgctacttccttccacactatcgacaacacgaccgactttagtatcgtctgcaaatttactcacccacccttctgcgccttcctctaggtcattgataaaaatgacaaacagcaacggccccagaacagatccttgtggtactccacttgtgccagaactccattctgaacatttcccatcaaccaccaccctctgatttCTTTCAGCTaggcaatttctgatccacatctctaaatcaccctcaatccccagcctccgtattttctgcaatagcctaccgtggtgaaccttatcaaacgctttactgaaatccatatacaccacatcaactgctctaccctcgtctacctgttcagtcaccttctcaaagaactcgataaggtttgtgaggcatgacctacccttcacaaagccatgctgactatccctgatcatattattcctatctggatgattataaatcttgtctcttataatcccctccaagactttacccactacagacgtgaggctcaccagtctatagttgccagggttgtctctgctcccctttttgaacaaagggaccacatttgctatcctccagtcctctggcactattcctgtatccaatgatgacataaaaatcaaagccaatggtccagcaatctcttcgctGGCCTCCCAGATTttttctattttcagcctgtccagaattgccaacacttcttccctacgtacctcaatgccatctaatctatttacctggagctcagcattctcctccacaacattgtttttttcctgagtgaatactgacgaaaaagtatgtttatccatatgtttatccaatggccatttaaatgcccttagtgttggcgagtccactactgttgcaggcagggcattccacgcccttactactctctgagtaaagaacctacctctgacatctgtcctatgtctatctctccacaatttaaagctatgtcccctcgtgcaagacatcaccatccgaggaaaaaggctctcactgtccaccctatctaatactctgatcatcttgtatgcctcaattaagtcacctcttaaccttcttctctctaacgaaaacagccttaagtccctcagctttccctctTACACTTtactgcagcagaagcagagaacccaggggaacatactaatctcacagcccatcctgaaggacattctgatctgctgcacatcacaatatgaaGCATGTGCTctccatgtcactttgtcctcttttcaatatttgaagataattggtaagggggtagaaaagacgaatggagatttttatatactacagacttacatgtacgctgGAAGGATGAGACTTCGTCACTTTCCGTATTGTCTGGGTAGATAGCAGTAAGGAAAACATCATAaaaggtgtcaggattcaggttatctaaaacctggctggtctcattcccatttataatcatctggaagaataggcatgaagtgaaggtcaagataggttcagtgcatgaaaccaatttgttttctgaaaactgattcccttaattaaatgggggtgtttgaatttgatatcactcaggggccacaatgaccttaaaatcctttaacagcccttggctgcagccgcctttcccagtggcattcctagtggtcatgtggagcatttctgcagaaaattaaattgaaggaataaactaatttggactgttttagtcattgcgccaatgctcttctttgagtgggtcaactgagcctaacatcttaatactaaggagcatatggtccatgcggaaagcagctttctgatcacggtgtagtacagtaatgccattcggaaagaatgtgcttatgtttttgcaggttatagTTTAAAgggctcatcccacccaattgagtttttgcagatctccatattttccagtcctgcccgtcactttgcctgtccctgttgggaatggaaaatacctgccgttttcaatgcgatcatgcccccacgaccagcagagaatgcaactcattagcaagtgtggaaaggatgacaaggatgcaatgaaacatcgttgctggaaaggaggaacattttcatacagagagatctgtctgacagacgttttgcttcacactcgcatgttgcaaggcaaatttaaaaatcagctggagctacccagaagcagaaagtatggatttcatcacctcttttttgtccgttcccctacatggaacccagctgagtttgtagagggCCACATCCCTTGATCCATGATCCCAGTGGATCCGGAAACGGTTCCCCCCGACGTccgagaagcgtaggtttgatggtccTCGGTCAACcgctgtgtgagaagaatgagatcttaaatgtgcacatggagcagaaatgtaacagaatctgacagagtagaaatggtgagggaagggaggccacattagcaaagatttgagatactagcactgttcaccaataacttgcatttatattgtgcctttaatgcagtaaaatcacccgaggcacttaagaacatagaacgtagaacattacagccgcagtccaggcccttcggcccttggtgttgcgccgacctgagaaaccactctaaagccgatcgacactattcccttatcgtccatatgtttattcaatgaccatttaaatgcccttaatgttggcgagtccactgctgttgcaggcggggcattccacacccttactactctctgagtaaagaacctacctctgacatctgtcctatatctatataccgtcaatttaaagctatgtcccctcctgctagacatcaccatccgagtaaaaaggctctcactgtccagcctatctaatactctgatcatcttgtatgcctgaatgaagtcacctcttaaccttcttctctctaacgaaaacagcctcaagtccctcagctttccctcatacacttttctgtagcagaagcagagaacccaggggaacatactaatcccacagcccatcctgaaggacattatgctctgctgcacatcacaatatgcagcatgtgcttccatgtcactttgtcctcttttcaatatttgaagataattggTAAGGGGGTAGAAAAGACTAATGGAGATATTTATAtcctacagacttacatgtacgctcggaggcTGAGACTTCGTCACTTTCCGTGTTGTCTGGGTAGATAGCAGTAAGGGAAACATCATATAAGGTGTCAGGtttcaggttatctaaaacctggcttgtctcattcccatttataatcatctggaagaataggcataaagcgaaggtcaagataggttcagtgcatgaaaccaatttgttttctgaaaactgattgccttaattaaatgggggtgtttgaatttgatatcactcaggggccacaatgaccttataatcctttaccagcccttggctgcagccgcctttcccagtggcattccctagtggtcatgtggagtatttctgcggaaaattaaattgaaggaataaacgaatttggactgttttggtcattgcgccaatgcgcttctttgagtgggtcaactgagcccaacatcttaatactaaggagcatatggtccatgcggaaagcagctttctgatcacggtgtagtacagtaatgccattcggaaagaatgtgcttatgtttttgcaggttatggtttaaagagctcatcgcacccaattgagttttggccgatctccaaattttccagtcctgcccgtcactttgcctgtgCCTGTTGGGAATgaaaaatacctgccgttttcaattcgatcatgcccccacgaccagcagagaatggaACTCATTAGCAaatgtggaaaggatgacaaggatgcaaataaacatctttgctggaaaggaggaacattttcatacagagagatctgtctgacagcggttttgcttcacactcgcatgttgcaaggcaaatttaaaaatcagctggagctacccagaagcagaaagcatggatttcatcacctcttttttgtccgttcccccagatggaacccaggtgagtttgtagagggccacatccggcgatccatgatcccagttGATCTGCAAACTGTTCCCCCCGATGTCCGAGAcgcgtaggtttgatggtgctgggcgatccactgtgtgagaagaatgagaccataaatgtgcacatggagcagaaatgtaacagaatctgacagggtagaaatggtgagggaagggaggccatacgagcaaagatttgagatactagcactgttcaccaacaacttgcatttatatagtgcctttaatgcagtaaaatctcccgaggcacttaagaacatagaacatagaacattacagccgcaatccaggcccttcggccctcggtgttgcgcctacCTAtcaaccactctaaagccgatctacactattcccttatcgtccatatgtttgtccaatgcccttaatgttggcgagtccactactgttttgcggcagggaattccacacccttagtactctctgagtaaagaaccgacctctgacatctgtcagatatctatctctcctcaatttaaagctatgtcccctcgagctACCATCACCATCCAAAGAAAAAGTctttcacaagggcagcacggtggcgcagtggtagcactgcagtctcacggcgccgaggtcccaggttcgaggctggctctgggtcactcttcgtgtggagtttgcacattctccccgtgtctgcgtgggtttcgcccccacaacccaaagatctgcaacgTCGGTGAATTGA
This genomic interval carries:
- the LOC140409446 gene encoding collagen alpha-1(XII) chain-like — its product is MIINGNETSQVLDNLKPDTLYDVSLTAIYPDNTESDEVSASERTSVDRGPSNLRFSDVGGNRFRIHWDHGSRDVALYKLSWVPCRGTDKKEMIINGNETSQVLDNLNPDTFYDVFLTAIYPDNTESDEVSSFQRTLKCKRES